In the Advenella kashmirensis WT001 genome, one interval contains:
- a CDS encoding PAAR domain-containing protein, which yields MNNKSTPAATLGTPTTHGGEVTTATAAFTIEGRKVARVGDRITCPEHGDGFITDGGVASIDGRRIAHHGSSTSCGATLIVSGSGPTV from the coding sequence ATGAACAACAAATCGACCCCAGCTGCCACGTTAGGTACTCCAACAACTCATGGTGGCGAGGTAACAACGGCAACCGCAGCTTTCACGATTGAAGGCAGAAAGGTAGCGCGCGTCGGGGACAGGATTACTTGCCCAGAGCATGGGGACGGATTCATCACTGATGGTGGAGTGGCTTCGATTGATGGCAGACGTATAGCCCACCACGGTAGTTCGACAAGTTGTGGCGCCACGTTAATTGTTTCGGGTAGCGGCCCTACAGTCTAG